One region of Trichosurus vulpecula isolate mTriVul1 chromosome 1, mTriVul1.pri, whole genome shotgun sequence genomic DNA includes:
- the ZNF48 gene encoding zinc finger protein 48, producing the protein MEQGAEPWDPDLQGSEERELLKSTRTGMGSENEDHPQHDGLDFEVDPQQVSGLGFKETHDVASGRDDGDTAIKLEPDGTWEDIWASASHGKPHSRIPRPLSETRRAQVGERAPVCSECGKSFRQMSDLVKHQRTHTGEKPYKCGVCGKGFGDSSARIKHQRTHSGEKPYRPRPPAPGPPRTPRPRIPAGERPTICGECGKSFRQSSDLVKHQRTHTGEKPYKCAVCGKGFGDSSARIKHQRTHRGERPPRTVASRRVARAASSIPQGSAAGPKDKPHMCPECGKRFVLSCSLLSHQRSHLGPKPFGCDVCGKEFARGSDLVKHLRVHTGEKPYLCPECGKGFADSSARVKHLRTHSGERPHGCPECGRTFSLGSTLLRHRLTHLEPQAFGVHGYPLAPHSPSPPPSSSPLPVPHGPSPPLVPRSPPHPGEGPFGLPGLEPEPEGPQVGEPPPPAVDKPHKCPECGKGFRRGSDLVKHHRVHTGEKPYLCPECGKGFADSSARVKHLRTHRGERARPAPTPPAALLRPHNPPGPAAPTPRPRGRPPGTSRTHTCGYCGKEFPRSSDLVKHRRTHTGEKPYKCAECGKGFGDSSARIKHQRGHLALRPYGAGPARARPPKTELGTGLE; encoded by the exons ATGGAGCAAGGGGCTGAGCCATGGGACCCAGATCTTCAAGGCTCAGAGGAGAGGGAGCTCCTCAAAAGCACCCGAACAG GTATGGGGAGTGAGAATGAAGATCACCCTCAGCATGATGGTCTGGATTTTGAAGTTGACCCCCAACAGGTATCTGGCCTGGGTTTCAAGGAAACTCACGATGTGGCTTCAGGCCGGGATGACGGAGATACCGCCATCAAATTAGAACCGGATGggacctgggaagacatatgggCAAGTGCAAGCCATGGGAAACCCCATTCTCGAATTCCCAGACCTCTTTCAGAAACACGGAGGGCACAGGTTGGGGAGAGGGCACCTGTGTGCAGTGAATGTGGGAAAAGCTTTCGGCAAATGTCAGACCTGGTGAAACACCAGCGCACACATACGGGGGAGAAGCCCTACAAGTGTGGGGTATGTGGTAAGGGTTTTGGGGATAGCTCAGCACGCATCAAGCATCAGAGAACACACAGTGGTGAGAAGCCGTACCGGCCCCGCCcaccagctccaggcccacctaggACTCCAAGACCTCGAATTCCTGCTGGCGAGCGCCCCACCATTTGCGGTGAATGTGGCAAGAGCTTTCGGCAGAGCTCAGACCTGGTGAAACATCAACGCACACACACAGGTGAGAAGCCATACAAATGTGCTGTCTGTGGCAAGGGCTTTGGGGACAGTTCAGCACGTATTAAGCACCAGCGGACGCACAGAGGTGAACGGCCTCCACGTACGGTGGCATCCCGGCGAGTGGCCCGGGCTGCTTCCTCCATCCCACAAGGTTCAGCAGCTGGACCCAAGGACAAGCCCCACATGTGTCCTGAATGTGGGAAACGCTTTGTGTTGAGCTGCAGCCTCCTGAGCCACCAACGCAGCCACTTGGGGCCAAAACCATTTGGATGTGATGTGTGTGGAAAGGAGTTTGCTCGTGGATCAGACCTTGTAAAGCACCTGCGTGTGCACACGGGTGAAAAGCCCTACCTGTGCCCGGAATGTGGCAAGGGTTTTGCTGACAGCTCAGCACGTGTCAAGCATCTTCGAACACACAGTGGTGAGCGGCCCCATGGCTGCCCTGAGTGTGGCCGAACCTTTAGCCTCGGCTCTACGCTTTTGCGACATCGCCTCACCCACCTGGAACCGCAGGCTTTCGGGGTTCATGGGTATCCTTTGGCTCCCCACAGTCCCAGCCCACCCCCCAGCTCAAGTCCTCTACCAGTTCCTCATGGCCCTAGTCCCCCACTTGTCCCACGTAGTCCCCCCCATCCTGGGGAGGGCCCTTTTGGCCTCCCTGGTCTAGAGCCAGAGCCCGAGGGCCCCCAGGTTGGAGAGCCACCCCCTCCAGCAGTGGACAAGCCTCACAAATGTCCCGAGTGCGGGAAAGGATTCCGGCGAGGTTCAGACCTGGTAAAGCACCACCGTGTGCATACAGGTGAAAAGCCCTACCTGTGCCCTGAGTGTGGGAAAGGCTTTGCTGACAGCTCAGCCCGTGTCAAGCACCTACGCACCCACCGTGGTGAACGGGCCCGCCCAGCGCCAACCCCCCCAGCAGCCCTCCTTCGGCCCCACAACCCTCCTGGCCCAGCAGCCCCCACTCCCCGGCCTCGGGGCAGGCCACCTGGCACAAGTAGGACTCATACCTGTGGGTACTGTGGGAAAGAATTCCCTCGAAGCTCAGACCTGGTGAAGCATCGGCGTACTCATACAGGTGAGAAACCCTACAAGTGTGCAGAGTGTGGCAAGGGCTTTGGGGACAGCTCTGCCCGCATCAAGCACCAACGTGGGCACCTAGCACTGCGACCCTATGGAGCAGGGCCCGCCAGAGCTCGGCCCCCCAAGACCGAGCTGGGGACCGGACTGGAGTGA